One genomic window of Chanos chanos chromosome 13, fChaCha1.1, whole genome shotgun sequence includes the following:
- the elfn1a gene encoding protein ELFN1, with protein MTLKQAPMACSRGMVMSAFFWSVAIVYLTHTTGVRGDCWLIEGEKGYVWLAICSQNQPPYEAIPQHINSTIVDLRLNENKIKSIHYSALSRFANLTYLNLTKNEITYIEDGAFSAQFNLQVLQLGFNKLRNLTEGILRGLGKLQYLYLQANLIETVTPNAFWECPNLENIDLSMNRIQVLDGSTFSTLSKLTTCELYTNPFNCSCELLGFVRWLSTFNRTSERMVCDSPAGVSGYSLLSQNPNNPTYRNALHMLSTVCTEDYVTPFIPVPPETTTLPPDFTPCGLEDYCSSGTEPDEIRISPTYIDLDVKPVMKLKQVSHTNAIITVQIPHPYKKMYILVLYNNSFFTDIQNLKSKNEDIELKNLKPQTEYTYCVASIRNSLRFNHTCLTISTGPRNGKVRVNNNATATHYIMTILGCLFSMVIVLGVVYYCLRRKRQQDEKHKKSGLKKNIIELKYGGELEGGTISRMSQKQMMAGESMSRMPYLPSGSEMEQYKLQDITETPKMAKGNYMDVRTGEHPERRECEMSIPGNNQGSVAEISTIAKEVDKVNQIINNCIDALKSESTSFQGVKSGAVSTAEPQLVLISEQPQSKSAFLSPVYKDSYHHSLQRHHTSDASPKRPSTATGGPMRSPRPYRSEGAYKSESKYIEKASPSGETILTITPAAAILRAEAEKIRQYSEHRHSYPDAHQIEELEGPESHKGSILEPLTRSRPRDLAYSQLSPQYHNLSYSSSPEYYCKPSHSIWERFKLHRKRHKDEEYMAAGHALRKKVQFAKDEDLHDILDYWKGVSAQHKS; from the coding sequence ATGACCTTGAAACAGGCACCAATGGCTTGCAGCAGAGGCATGGTGATGAGTGCCTTCTTCTGGTCTGTGGCCATAGTTTATTTGACCCACACAACTGGAGTGAGGGGGGACTGCTGGCTTATTGAAGGGGAGAAAGGTTATGTGTGGCTGGCTATTTGTAGTCAAAACCAGCCTCCATATGAGGCTATACCCCAGCACATTAACAGTACTATTGTGGACCTCCGTCTAAATGAGAACAAAATCAAAAGCATACATTATTCTGCCCTCAGTCGCTTTGCTAATCTGACTTACCTTAACTTGACAAAGAATGAGATAACATACATAGAGGATGGGGCTTTTTCTGCCCAGTTCAATTTACAGGTCCTCCAGCTGGGTTTCAACAAGTTGCGTAACTTGACAGAAGGAATCCTCAGGGGTTTGGGCAAGCTTCAGTATCTTTACCTCCAGGCCAACCTGATTGAGACTGTGACACCCAATGCCTTCTGGGAATGCCCAAACTTAGAGAACATAGACCTATCCATGAATCGCATACAGGTGCTGGATGGGTCCACATTCAGCACCTTGTCTAAATTGACCACCTGTGAGCTTTACACCAACCCCTTCAACTGCTCCTGTGAGCTTCTGGGATTTGTCAGGTGGCTCTCCACATTCAACAGAACAAGTGAACGTATGGTGTGTGATTCTCCAGCCGGTGTTTCTGGTTACAGTCTCCTTAGCCAGAATCCAAACAATCCTACTTATCGCAATGCACTGCATATGTTGTCCACTGTGTGCACGGAGGACTATGTGACTCCGTTTATCCCTGTGCCTCCTGAGACCACAACTCTTCCTCCAGACTTCACACCATGCGGGTTGGAAGACTACTGTTCCTCTGGGACTGAGCCAGATGAGATCAGGATAAGTCCGACATACATAGACCTGGATGTAAAACCAGTCATGAAACTGAAGCAAGTATCGCACACAAACGCCATCATCACCGTACAGATTCCTCACCCATACAAGAAGATGTACATTTTAGTTCTGTATAACAACAGCTTTTTCACCGATATCCAAAACCTTAAAAGCAAAAACGAGGACATTGAACTGAAAAACCTGAAACCCCAGACAGAATACACTTACTGCGTGGCTTCCATACGCAATTCCTTGCGTTTCAATCACACTTGTCTGACTATATCCACAGGCCCCAGAAACGGGAAGGTGAGGGTAAACAACAATGCAACAGCAACTCACTACATCATGACTATCTTAGGATGCCTCTTTAGCATGGTAATCGTTTTAGGAGTAGTCTATTACTGCTTGCGAAGAAAGAGGCAGCAAGACGAAAAGCACAAAAAATCAGGTCTCAAGAAAAATATAATTGAACTGAAATATGGTGGAGAACTGGAAGGAGGGACTATATCCAGAATGTCTCAGAAGCAGATGATGGCTGGAGAGAGTATGTCTCGTATGCCGTACCTGCCTTCTGGAAGTGAAATGGAGCAATACAAGCTTCAAGATATAACCGAAACCCCCAAAATGGCAAAAGGAAACTACATGGATGTCAGAACAGGGGAGCACCCAGAACGTAGGGAATGTGAGATGTCCATTCCAGGGAATAACCAGGGTTCTGTCGCTGAGATATCAACAATTGCAAAAGAAGTAGATAAAGTCAATCAAATAATCAACAATTGCATAGATGCTCTAAAATCAGAGTCCACCTCATTCCAAGGTGTAAAATCTGGAGCTGTGTCGACAGCAGAACCTCAGTTAGTGCTAATCTCAGAACAGCCTCAGAGCAAGTCTGCTTTCCTTTCACCTGTCTACAAGGACAGCTACCATCATTCTCTACAAAGGCATCACACCTCGGACGCTTCTCCAAAGCGACCAAGTACCGCCACTGGAGGTCCCATGAGGAGCCCAAGGCCGTACCGATCAGAAGGTGCATACAAGTCTGAGTCCAAGTACATAGAGAAGGCCTCGCCGTCGGGTGAGACCATTCTGACTATCACACCCGCAGCAGCAATACTAAGGGCAGAAGCTGAGAAGATTCGGCAGTATAGTGAGCATCGGCATTCCTACCCTGATGCCCACCAGATAGAGGAACTGGAAGGACCAGAGAGCCACAAGGGCTCCATCTTGGAGCCTTTGACTCGGTCACGGCCCAGAGACTTGGCCTACTCCCAGCTTTCGCCTCAGTACCATAACCTCAGCTACTCCTCCAGTCCAGAGTACTACTGCAAACCATCGCATAGCATCTGGGAGCGCTTCAAACTCCACCGCAAACGTCACAAAGATGAGGAGTATATGGCAGCAGGACACGCACTGCGTAAAAAAGTGCAGTTTGCTAAGGATGAGGACCTGCATGACATTTTAGACTACTGGAAAGGTGTGTCGGCCCAGCATAAGTCTTAA